The following nucleotide sequence is from uncultured Draconibacterium sp..
GTTTGTCCCCACTGGTATGTTCCCGAGTCGGCTTGGCGTTTTCCGTTAATAATCTCGAAAAAGGCGGTCATTGCACGGTGGTCGCGCGACAGGAATACAATTTTTTCACCTTTTTGTGCCGAGAATTCCACATCTTTAAAAAGTGTGGTTCCTTCAATGCTGGCGCTCAGGTTTTCCACATCCAGAATACGATCGCCGGCCTCGCGCTCGGGTGTGAAAATAATTCCCGGATATTTTCTTGTTGAAGGTTGGATATCTTCAACGTTCAATTTTTCCAGCATTTTTTTACGGCTGGTGGTTTGTTTCGATTTAGCCACGTTGGCACTAAAACGCGAAATAAACTCCTGCAGTTCTTTCTTCTTCTCCTCGGCCTTTTTGTTTTGTGCCTGCTGCTGACGCAATGCCAGCTGGCTGCTTTCGTACCAGAAACTGTAGTTTCCGGCAAACATTTTTATATCGTTGTAATCGATGTCGATGGTGTGGGTAGAAATGGCATCGAGGAAGTGACGGTCGTGTGATACAACCAAAACAGTATTCTCGTAATTCGCCAGGTAATTCTCCAGCCAAACCACGGTTTCCAGGTCGAGGTCGTTGGTTGGCTCATCGAGTAACAAGTTATCAGGATTTCCGAATAAAGCCTGCGCCAGCAAAACACGAACTTTCTGGTTCCCGCTCATGTCTTTCATCAGCGTGTAGTGGAATTCCTCTTTAATCCCCAGATTGCTCAACAGGGTGGCCGCATCGCTTTCGGCATTCCAACCGCCCATGTCGCCAAATTTTTCTTCCAGCTCGCCGGCTAAAATTCCATCGGCTTCCGAAAAATCAGGTTTCATGTAAAGCGCATCTTTTTCCTTCATCAAATCCCAAAGCTCGGCGTGACCTTTCATTACAGTATCCAGAACAGAGAACTCATCAAAAGCAAAGTGATCCTGGCTAAGAACCGAAAGACGTTCGCCCGAGCCCAATGTTATACTTCCCGTTGTTGGATCAATTTGTCCTGAAATGGCTTTTAAAAATGTTGATTTTCCTGCTCCGTTTGCTCCGATAACGCCATAGC
It contains:
- a CDS encoding ATP-binding cassette domain-containing protein, with product MITVSNLRIQFGKRILFQDVNMKFTAGNCYGVIGANGAGKSTFLKAISGQIDPTTGSITLGSGERLSVLSQDHFAFDEFSVLDTVMKGHAELWDLMKEKDALYMKPDFSEADGILAGELEEKFGDMGGWNAESDAATLLSNLGIKEEFHYTLMKDMSGNQKVRVLLAQALFGNPDNLLLDEPTNDLDLETVVWLENYLANYENTVLVVSHDRHFLDAISTHTIDIDYNDIKMFAGNYSFWYESSQLALRQQQAQNKKAEEKKKELQEFISRFSANVAKSKQTTSRKKMLEKLNVEDIQPSTRKYPGIIFTPEREAGDRILDVENLSASIEGTTLFKDVEFSAQKGEKIVFLSRDHRAMTAFFEIINGKRQADSGTYQWGQTITSAYLPLDNSEFFDSDMTLFDWLCQFTTDTTEIYIRGYLGRMLFAGEEIYKKVNVLSGGEKMRCMIAKMQLLDANALILDTPTNHLDLESIQAFNNNLIKYPGNVFMSSHDHEFISSVCNRIIELTPNGIIDKLMPYDEYIEDDKIHALREKLYGN